Sequence from the Paenibacillus tundrae genome:
AAACGAGTCGGCATACAGGCTAAAGCATGGGCCGAACAGCATCGCTCACTGGAAGAAATGGGAATGCGCACGTTACAGGTTTACCAGGAAGCCATTCAGAGAGGAGGGCATTCCGTATGACGATCCTTGTACCCAGTGATTTGTATAATCGCTGGTTTTCCACCCCAGTTTCCACACCGCATATTGAGGTAGAATACGATGTCATGAATACGTTGATGCAAAAGCTGCCAAAGGGATATATCTTGCCTGATCCAGAATCCATGGAAATATTAAATGTAAATGATCCTACGTAAATCCAATGCAAGTCCAATAAAACGATGCAAACAACATGATATTGTTGAGCGCTTACCCTCTTGCTGAAGAGGGTATTTCTACGTTTCTATGTTTTGAATTTTGTGTTTCCTTTGTCAACCGCGATTCCACCCATTTATTGCCCAGGGAATTCCGATACGTCAAAAAAAGAGTATTCCATCTTGCCGCAGCTCTACACGCGACACAGTGAAATACTCCTATTTGCATTAACATATCTATGCTGTTCTCGCACCTCTCAGAGTTAACGTACACATGAGTCCTATCATCTTAGACGTTCCTTACCTTATCACCAAATGCCACAATTCCTACCTACGCATTGTCTAATTCATATGGCTAAACCCACAGCCTAACTTATTGCCAATATCCGCCCACCTGCAGCAGATTAAGCAATGTGGGACGATGTTTCGCCTGAACTCGCTCCATCTCCGCCTTCAGTTCATCGAAATGACGCTTCGTGCCCATCTTTTCATGCACTCGATAAGACACTAACGGATCATTGAAATAAAATAGCTCATAGACCGGGAACAACCTCAACCACATCTCATAATCATGCGTGTAACGGAAATCGGTATCGAACATGCCGAATTTTCGAAAAGCATCCATCTCCAGCATCACGGTACAGCCGTTAATCGGACAACCCTCCAGAAGTACCTGCAGTACCTCCAAGCGGCTCCCTACTTCAGGACGGATGGTATCCATCCATTCATTATCGGCATTCACATAGTGATAAGCTCCATGACAGAACAATGCCTTTACCTTCAACATAAATCCCAACTGTTTCTCTACCCGATCCAGTAACATCACATCATCCGAGCTAAGCCATACAAAATAATCACCGGTTGCTCTTTTGATCCCTTCATTCAGAGCTGTCGCCGTGCCGCCATTTTCTTTGCGAATGTAAGTAATCCGATCCATAAACGGCTGCACCCGCTCGACATACTGCGTAGAACCATCATCTACAACGATGACTTCAATATGAGGATATGTCTGATGAACGGCACTGTAGATGGCCTGATCAATGTATTCACAGTTGTAAAAAGGAATGACGATCGATACCTTAGGCTCCATCCGGCTCCCCTCCTCTTGTATGCAAATCTAAAATATAACTCCTCGTTCCCTAGTATATGAAATGCTTTTCGATGCGTATGGGACATCTGTAGGGATAAGATCGCACAAGTTTCTTCTAACCCATCATTTAAAGAACATACTTAGAGAAAAATAGACAATCTCACCTTAAGATTATTACGACGTTCACGTGGTGAGGCTCACTATCCTTAGTTCAAGTTAACTAGGCTACAACTACCTAACTTCAGCACGTTACAAAGTCAACTCAAGAAAAAAGGGATTACCAGGCTCAAATGAACAGCCTCATAACCCCCTTGCATTCTTCAAGCTTCTATCCCCCTATGCTCGCGATTCGCTGCAACAGCGGATCACGATATCTCGACCATACCATAGAGGCTTCTTGCCCAATCACTGTAGCGTGTCTCATGGATCCCATAGCCTCATGCCAGCGATAGGCAGTATGCGGCTCGTTCAAATACGGGAAATGATATCCGTTCAGCAGAATCCGCAACCAGAGATCCAGATCGTGAGTGTACGGCAGATATTCATCGAACAGACCTACGGCTCCGAACAGGTCTTTACGAATCATTACTGTACAGCCATTTACCGGATTACCGTTCACGAACCTGCGCAACCAATCCACAGGAGCCATCGGCTCTGCTCCGCCAAGCAACTTGGTCACAGCAGCATGCTCATTAATATAGTGAAAATTAGTATGAGAAACCAACGCTTGCTGCTCTAGCATAAACTGAACCTGTTGCCGGATTTTGTCTGGATAAAACAGATCATCTGAACTGAGCCAAGCAACATACTCCCCGGATGCATGGCGTATACCGTGATTCAGTGCAGACGCTGTTCCTCCATTACTTTTGCCAAGCACATTAATATAAGGAAGATAAGGATGTAGTAGATGGGAGTACTGCGTCGAACCATCGTCGACTACAATGATCTCGGTCTCAGTGTATGTCTGATTCAAGGCACTTTGAATCGCTTGAGGCACATAAGGACAGTTGTAGAACGGAATAACAATAGACACCTTCGGGTTCAATCCGTTCCCCTCCCTTGCTGGATACGAACATCACTTAGAATATCCTGAAGGGATTGTGCAAACGGAATGAGCGGCTGCCAGCCCAGTTTGCGCAGCAACGACAATTGTTCCTCTTCCCCAGCTCCGTCTGGGCCTGAGGTTGCTCCATCCCAGCGCACAGGTACATTTGCACTTGTCATCGACAACAATGTATCCGCGATCTCACCCAGACTGCGCTCCGTACCAGAGACAACAGGATAGACTGTACCCGTCGTTCCGTGAACTAACAATGTAGCATAGGCTCGCACCGCATCACGTACATCCAGAAAATCACGGGTATTCTCCCGACCTGAGAGACGGAAGGCTTCTGTCTTGCCCTCCTGCTCACAGGCGACAATATGACGCGCAAGCAGCGAGCAAATTCCTGTGGAGGGGCCAGCACCAATCAGGTTGCCCGGTTCAGCCACCATGATCTGCTGACCAAATAGAGACATCCACGACAGGGTCACCATCTCCTCCAGAGCTTTGCTAAGACTGTATGGGTGCGGCGGCTGCGGGATTTTGCCGGGTTCTGGAGTGTACTTTAGCCGCGAACCAACAATGACCGTTCTAGCAGCAGGACAACTGCGCAGTGCATCCAGCAGATACAGCACAGCCATCACATTGGTCTCCAGCACAAGCAACGGATCAGACCATGAATCCGGTACGGAATTTTTACCTGCGAGATGCAGCACATAGTCAGGCTGCACCTCGTCGATTAATTGACGCACTTGCGTTTTGTCATTCAGGTCACAGACATGGACATACGTGTCCTCAGGAAATGCATAGACATTCTCACGTCTGACCACGGCCCCGACCACTGCACCGGCTGACTGAAAAAATTCAACGGCATGTCGCCCTGTAAAACCTGAGGCGCCTGTAATGAGCACCTTCTTGCCTGTTAGCTCTGCTCCATCCATAATGCCAGCTCCTTCAGCATCGTAGAATAATCCGGAAGGTCTGTCTTCACATCCACGCGTGTTGATACAAGCGTCCGATCCTGCACCATGCGATCATCAGGAACAATGACGACATCCTGTTTGTTCCATATCTGCTGAAATAACACGAGCAGATCGTGCTTGCTTAGTGGATGCGGATGGGCAAGATGGATCAATCCACTGACAGGAGAGGCTAGATAATGATCCACCCATTTGGCCAGCTCAAGAGTGGTGACCCCGTTCCATAACACACGGGTATATCCACCAACCTCCCCTGTGCTGGACATGAACCAGTTCATTAATCCAATGCCGCCCTTCCGGATTTCGGGACCAATAATAGACGTACGGATGGTCAGGTGTCCTGGGTCCTGAATTTCACCCAATGCCTTCGTGACTGCATAAGCAGAAGTGCCATCCGTAACATCCGACTCGGTATAACCTCCACGGTCTCCACTGAACACACAGTCTGTGCTGATATGAATGAGCCGTGCTCCAATGGTATCTGCGACCCGGCGCAGACGATGTGGAAGAAAACCATTAATATGATAAGCATTGATTTTGTCTACATCCGCGAAACTGTTCAATACACCCACAGCGTTCACGATCACATCAGGGTGCACAGCTTCCACCAAACGATCCACCATGAAACTATCGTTCACATCCAGTAACAGTCCATTCGGATCCGAAGCATCCCGGGTTGTGTAAAACACACTGTGCACACCTTGACGGCGGAAATAGTCGACCATTACATGGCCGGCCATTCCGTTCCCCCCAAGTATCAGCAACTTCATGACAAGAATCCTCCGCGCTTGAGAATTTCACGAATCTCCTCTTTCGTCATTAATTGATGTTCGGAACTAAAACTACTGAAGGAGACTGGAGGGCAATTCGTGTAATGCTCTTTGAGTCCTGGAATACCGAGCGTAGGCAAAATAACCAAATACTGCTCGTCGTAGACAACTGTAGTCATACTTTCGAATTCGCTCATCAGAATTTCATGGATTTTCTCACCTGGACGGGTGCCACGTTCTACAATGCCAACATTCTCAACACCTGAATCTTCAATCAGCACTTCAGCGAGATCCACAATTTTGCAAGTAGGCATCGTCATGACAAATATTTCGCCACCAACACTTTCCACCGAAGCCTTGAACAATAAAGTGATCGCATCCTTCAGAGTCAGGAAGAAACGTGTCATGTTCATATCGGTAATCGATACTTGACCCTTTTGACGGATCTGGTTCTTGAACAGATGAACAACGCTCCCATTGGTGCCAAGCACGTTACCTCCCCGTACTGTGACAAAACGTGTATTACTGTGCAACAGATTAGCGTAGACGATTAACTTCTCACCGATCGCCTTCGTCATTCCATAGAAGTTCGACGGATTAGCTGCCTTGTCGGTTGAAATATATATGACTTTTTCCACCTTGTTCTCAATGGCCGCTTCAATCACATTTTGGGTGCCGATCACATTGGTTTTCAGCGCTTCATACGGCTGATCTTCACATACCGGAACATGCTTAAGTGCAGCTAAGTGAAATACATAGTCCACCTGCTGGCATGCCGCAGTTAGTGCTTCTTTGTCCCGAATATCACCGATGCGGAAATGCAGACGAGGATCTTCAAAATCACGGCTCATCGCCACTTGGCTTGATTCATTACGTGAGTACACAATAATTTCTTTGGGTTGCTGAGGCAGCAGTTGAGCCACAAGTTCATAACCCCATGATCCAGTGCCGCCAGTCACGAGTATACGCTTATTTTCAAACATGCATTTTCCCTCCAAGCAGAAATTTGACCACTTTACTGGATACATCCGTAGCCTTGTAACCTTGCGGGCACTCCCAATCATTGGATAGCTCCGTCATCACCTTCACACAGTCTGCAATGCGAGCAGCATCCAGCCCAGACACCACATTGCTACCACAGTCCACCGTCTCTGGACGTTCTGTCGTCCGTCGCATCGTTACCGTCGGAACCCCCATAATGCAGCACTCCTCTTGCACAGTACCGCTATCCGTAAGGGCGAGTCGGGCATGACGTTCCAACATCACGAAGTCGAAGAATCCGAACGGCTCATGAAATTCCACTAATGGATTCATCTCCAATTGCAGATGCTCTGCAATCCGGATGGCAGTTCGTGGATGGATGCTACAGATCACCTGGAGGCCATACGCTTCAGCAACATGATTCAAGCCCTTCATAATTTCCATTAAATGTGGCGGATGATCTACATTCTCAGCTCGGTGTGCTGTAACAAGAAAATATTGTCCAGACTTCAGCTTTAATTTCCGCAAAATTTTACTGGCATCTACCTGTGCTTTATAATGTTGCATCACTTCATAGATCGGATTGCCTGTCAGCACGATTCGCCGACTGGGCACACCTTCACTGACCAGATGTTTTTTGCTCTGTTCGGTGTAAGGCATATTTATTGTGGATATCGCATCAATGACGCGGCGATTCTTTTCCTCTGGTACATCCAGATCGAAGCAGCGGTTGCCGGCCTCCATATGAATGACGGGAATCCCCATACGTTCTGCTAATACAGCACAGAGCGCACTATTGGTATCACCAAGCAGCAGCACTTTATCTGGCTTCTCTTGCAGTAATAAATCTTCCATCTGAGTAAACATGGAGGATAACTGGCGACCTAGGGAGGCCGCCTCATCCTGAAGCACATAGTCTGGAGCACGCAGACCCATCTCTTTGAAAAAGAGACCACTCAGACTTTCTGTAAAGTTCTGTCCTGTGTGCACTAGAATGTGCTTCGATGCGTACTGATCCAGCTTGGAGATGATTAGGCTGAGCCGAATAATCTCAGGTCTCGTGCCCAGCACAGTCATGATCTTCATCGTAATCCCTGCCTTCATCGTGTATTCGACATGCTACGGCGAACCCGGCTCCCCCTTGCCTTGGTAAGCCCACGTTTGCGAACAGCCGATGATTTTTTGTGCGAGCTATGCTTCTTCTTCTGACCCGGCTTCGTTTTGCGTTTACCCGATCCTTTGCTGCGTTTGGAGGCATCCCGCACCCTAGAATGCTCTAGAGTCTGTCGTAAACTGCGGCCTGTTCGATGCCGGGTTGTTTTTCTTTTTCTCGTTCGTAGAACTTCATGCTCTGCAGTTCTCTGTATAGGTTCATGAGATCCAACTGTCAGTGGAGGCAGTGACGAGAGCGGCAAGGTATGGATCACAGAGAGTGGGAATAAACATGCTCGAACCGCATCCGGTCTCATCATTAGCACAGTGCGCAGCGCTCCTTCTCCCCATGCGTATACCGGCCCGTTCGGAGGCTGAATGTAGGGGAACCATGCAGGAAAACGTATAAGCCACTGTGTCACCATCGTATGCATCTCAGTCCTATAGGTTGCGATGCCATACAATCGTTCCGCTTCTGTCCGGTTGCGCCAAGCCACATCGGAAGCAAGCTCTGAATCATTCAGCAGTTTCGTTGCCATGCTGGTAAGTGCTGTACTATCTCCAGGAGGAGCCAGAAATTCTCCACTTCCTACCGTCTCAAGCAATTCGGCAAGACCACCTTGGGCAAATGCGATAACCGGTTTGGCAAAATACATCCCCTCCAGGGCGGTCATGCCAAAGCCCTCTTTGACCATGCTCGGAATAACTACGATATCCATAGCTGTATAGGCCAGCGATACATTTTCCTCAAATGTGGTAAAGGTGAATCTTCGATAATAGCCTGACTTTTTGACCCGGGTCACGCATTCGTCATAGTACTTTTTGTCTGATGGCGTACCGATGATCCAAAATCGGGCACGAGGATGGGTTTCACACAATTGCAACGCCATCTCAACAAAAGGTTTCAGTCCCTTGGCATCGTAAATAAACGAAGAAATGTAACCAATGCAGCTCTGGAAAGGCTTTATCCCCAGTTCCTTCCGCTTCCGCTCTCGCAAATGCAGCCAACGATCAGGATCAGGTAAACCCGGATCCCATGTTGGTGGTAAGATGGTCAGCTTGTCGCCCATTCCCGCTTGTTTAAACGGAGCTCCGGCTGTTTCAGATATACCAATGATCCAATCCGAATACCGACCAATCATCTGCACAGCCTCGTTGATGTGTTCAGTGGACTGTATGATTTCAGTGATTTTCCAGATGACCGGAATTTGCAGTGATTTAGCAGCCACCGCAGGCAGGACATTCACACACGTATTGGTCAGCACCAGGTCAGGCGCGGACTCCCTTAATAGGGAGAGCGCCTCCTGGTAAGCAGGGCTTTGACGAAGCTGCTCTGCATCGTTTGCGATACCGTGATAAGGGATATAGACACCGTGCAGCATTGGAAGAAAACAAACCTTGACCGGTATATCGAATCTCCGTGCAAGCCCTGCAAGCTTCCCTTCCTGAGGAACAACCAGCACACAGTCGAAGATCGCACCCATTTCCCTTATAAAATGCAGTAACAGCTTCTCCGCCCCTGTAATACTGCGGGTATTACACACATGGGAAAACAACATTAGTTTAGGTTTAGTTGCCATAGCCGCACGGAGCGCCGTATGCGAGCATACGGGTTCTGTGCACACCTCCTTCCGGCTATAAAGTTAAGGAAAGATAATGGTCAGCATTTCATTGATTCTTTTGCCGTAGGTGTGATCCTTGAGTGTACGTTCCAAGCCTCGAAGAGCAATTTCACGCCGCTCTTTCTCATGGGCGAGATAATATTCAACTTTTTCGAGCAACTCCTGAGGAGAAGAATACGTCTCGATCTCTACACCTGGTTTGTAGAAGCGGGCAAGATCGTCACGTGCATCCGTAAGTTGTAGGGTTGCCGATGCCGAAATTTCGAATGTTCTTGGATTCGGAGAAGCAGGTGGAATTTTGAGATGGTTATTGTTCACTGAATCATCCTCGTGGGAACGGTGCAGGTTAATCACGATTTTGGTGCCGTTGTATACATCATTGGTTTCCTGCGGAGTCATCCAGCGGCCAAGTTCGATTTTCTCGCCATAGGACGTATAGTCAGGCAGACGATCCCACCAAATTCCGTTAAATACGGTTTGGTGTGTCATCAGCTGTGCCATGATTGGATTGAAGAAGTAGACCCTGTTCCAGTATGCCGAACCGATAAAGCTAACTTCGCGATGTAGTGGAGAAGGTGTTGTAATCGGGAAGTAATGATTCGTGAACGCGGCAAAGGGCAGATAATGCACAGAAGCACAGCCGCTTTGTCGATAGAGGTCAACGCAATTGAGTTCCAGTGTGAAGATATGGTCAAAATGTTTTACAGTCTCAAGCGTCATATCCGTGTAGTAAGGATCATCAGTAAGCCAGATCGCTGTCGGTATTCCGGCTTGGCGAATGGCATCAATATGCTCCATTGGAATATCCATGCCATCCAGCACAAGTACCAGGTCAGGGCGCGATTGCAGGGCAATCTCGGACACAGGCTGACGCGGATCGGTTAATGTGACTTGAGACACCATGCTCTGGAGTGTAGCCATGATGGCTTCATCGAGAGGTGAATATGGGAAACCTTTGCCTGAAGATACGTACAGGACGTGGATGGGGCGAAACGGCAGTGGCTCCTGTGCGCAATTAACGATATAGTTGGCACGACCACGCAGGTATCCTTCTTCTTTCCCCGCATCGTATCCGGCATGCTGTCCATTCTTGCGAGCCTGATCTGCCAAACTAAGCACAGGCGCATGGAAATGCTTGTTCTTTCTGTGTTTGATAGACATACCGCCACTCCTTCTCATATCAAATTACTTAACCGTAATCGTTCTCCTCATATGCGTTCCAAACGTTGCAAAGCAGGCTTTTTGAAAAAACCACTTAAGAAGTTACATTTACAGATGTCCAAGCAATTGCACCATGCGATGGGTAAAAGTATGCTGGTTCAACGTTGTGAGCAGCCCGCGCCAGGCGATCGCTTCACGTTCCTGATGATGCTGGAGGTAATAACTAATTTTGTGCTGAAGCTCGGCTGCTGTGGTAAAAGTTTCGATGTCATAACCTGGCCGGTAATACCGTGAAAGGTCACTGCGCGCATCCGTAATCTGCATCGTGCCACAAGCATTGATCTCGTAAGTGCGCGGATTGATCGATCGACCTTCTAGCTGATGCGTATTTCGATTATCCTCGCCGTTCTGGCACGTTCGATGGACATTGATAACAATCTTGGCACCGTTGTAATAGTCCACTGTTGCTCCGGGATCAAGCCATCCTTCACGGATGAAACGACTCATAATATCCAAACGAGTCAGCCGATTCCATTGACTACCTGCAATAAATACCTTCTTATCAGCCAGAAATGGAGCGAGTTCATCGAACAAGGCAATTCGATTCCAGAACCCTGTACCGATAAAACAAATGTCATATTGATGCTGTGGTTCGGTACGTCGTGGCTGGAACAGGCCCGGATTCACCGCAAGTGGTAAATAGATGACGCTTCGTGCTCCATGAGCTTGATAAAAGGGAATCGCAGCTTCCTCATGGGTAAACACAACATCATAATGTTGGCAGATGTGAACCGTATCCTCGGTAAAGTACGGGTCATCCACGAACCAGATGGCTGTTCGAATGCCGAGTGCACGTATGCCATCTACTTGCTCCAAGTGATCTGCCGGAAATACATGCAATCCGTTCATGACCAACACAACATCAGGTCGATGGTCGCTCGCTTCCTGCAGCATCGTTGTCGACGTTCCGACAACACACTCCCGAACAGACTGCTGCAGCGCTTCGATGATACCTCCATCAATGGCATCGAATCCCTGTGGGATATAAAGCACCTTCATATCACGCTTCGCTGGCTCAACCGGTTGAACGCGCTCCAACATGGCCTGACAACCGCCGAATCGGCGGCCTTCTGCATATCCGCCGCGGTATGCTACCTCCGCTTCGCTGAGCGCGCGGTGTCGTTTCTTCGCCACATTCTTCACCCTGTCTTCCTTCAGGAGATGCCTCTTCAGCTTCTCCCCGAGATTGGTGTTCCCTCTAAAGGATATGCCCCGGGGTCAGATGCATCATGGACGGGTGTCCTGTAAGGCGCAAAATTGGCGCTTGCCCTCCACATCCGCCTGTACGGGCATGTCCGCTTATGCGGCCAAGCAAATAGCCCGGGAAGAATGCTCCTCCCGGGCTAACGTCTTTTATAATTACTCGGTTATTGTGCCTTGTAAGCTAACTGATGTCCGTCCTCGAATCCCTTGGCGAAACCCGCGTTGAATCCCTCGTTGTACGCCTCGGTGTATCCTTGGCTGTACGCGTTGTCCGGGTTTGGATCGGTAGGGGTAGCCGGGACGAATGGTTGTGCTGCTTGTTTTACACTCCGATGCCGGCGTACCACACGTTTCTTTTTTTTGAGCCACGCACTACGTCCTTTGAGGGGGCGTTTGTGTACTGTACGTTTCCCTTTGAGGGCGCGAAGCTTACGAATTCTGCGCAGACGAGCTCCACGAGCCAAGAGTGCACGTTTCGTTCTCAATCGTGCTTTTTTCTTCTTTAACATATCAGCATTCCTCCTGTAGATCCCGAACGATGCGGATTGCATAGTCTGGGTGTTTGAGCCAGGGCAGTCCCGGCTCGCCATACCGAATACGAGCTAATCGAATTCCCGTCGCCATACGAGACATTTCTTCTTGGTAGCGACTTAGTAGACGGATGTTCTCGGCAAGATTTCGGGCAGATACCTCTGAATGAGCAGATACGCTGGCGACGCTGTCCAGAATACGAGCCAGCGCCTGCTGACTATGTGCAATAGATTCAATAAGGGCCAGTTTCGCCTCCTGCTCACGTCGCAACAGACTCATTTTCCGAGATCCCCCAGATCCATACCGCCAAACATGCCACCATCCATACCGCCGCTGTCTCCACCCTCATCCTGTATCATGACAGCTTTTAAATTGTTACAGAGTCCCGTTTCCATCCGAGTTAGCCCTTCCAACATCTCAACCAATTGCTCATGCATCTTCAGTGGCTCTGCGACTTGATCGCCATGGGTCACAAAGGTTTCCCCGTTCAGATGATTGAGTGTCCAATTTCGCACTTTCTCTGCTTCAATGGCCTTCGCTTCCAAAATCAGCGCAATGTTCCATTGCATTTTGGCTGCAGCATCCAGCATGAGAATAAGGCTTTGCTCTCTACTCATGTTCGTTCACCCGCCTTCCGGGCTTATTCTTCTTCTTGGCCTGCGATCTCCCGCATGACCTGACTTAGCGTTTCCGCTACAGCTTCCTCTAGATCAGCAAGACCTCCCAAGTAAGAGATAATGCTTTTGTTGATCTGTCCTGAACTGTCCAGCATGCCTTCGACACCATCAAGCTCTGGTTCCATATCGGGCAAATGATTAATAATTTCAGACATGCGCACAGCAACCTGACGTTTAGCATCTAATACGCGCGCAAGCTGCTGATGAGAATGTGCAATATGTGTGAGTATTTCATCGACTTTGCTCTGCATGCTCCTCCTCCTTGCCGTCACGGCCTGCTTCAACCCATACAAAAACCCGGCCTATCAGCATTTGCCTGCTACAGCATATGCCGGGCCGGGAGTGTCAGTTACTCCAGCTTGCGCCTATATCATCAAATGACGTAACTCCAATCCGAGGAATATCGGCTGAGGAATTGTCTCGTTCGTTCTTGCTTAGGTCGTACAAAAATATCCTCTGGCGTTCCTTCTTCGACAATAACGCCTCCATCCATGAAGATGACACGGTTCGCAACTTCGCGAGCAAATCCCATTTCATGGGTGACGACGACCATCGTAATCCCCTGTTGGGCGATAGAACGTATAACAGAGAGGACTTCACCTACTAATTCAGGGTCAAGTGCCGAGGTCGGTTCATCAAATAGAATAACCTCTGGATTCAATGCCAGTGCACGAGCAATGCCAACGCGTTGCTGCTGTCCACCGGACAACATGCTTGGATATTCATTCACCTTAGTAGCAAGTCCAACTTGTTCTAATACACGCAGCGCCCGTGCCTTGGCATCAGCTTTGGGAACTTTTTGAGCTACAATTAGCCCTTCCGTCACATTATCGAGCACTGTTTTGTGTTTGAACAAATTATAATGCTGGAAAACCATTGCCGTCTTGCGCCGAAGCTGTACAATATCATGTTTGCGTGCATGCTCACAATCGACGGTCAATCCACTGATCTGAACCTTGCCTTCATCCGCTCGCTCAAGAAAATTGACGCAGCGCAGCAGTGTCGTTTTGCCTGATCCACTAGGGCCAAGAATCGCTACAACGTCCCCCTGCTCCACCGTCAGATCAATGCCCTTTAATACTTCCTGCTTCCCAAACGTCTTGTGTATGTTCGTTAGTGAAATCATGATACGCCTCCTTTGCTGTACACGGCAACCCGACGTTCAAGCAGAGCAGTGATTCGCTCAGCAATGATGGTTAGCCCCCAATAGATCAATGCTGCGGCAATGAAGGCCTCCAGAAATTTCAAGCTGACCGATGCAACAACATCCGCTTTGCCGAGAATATCCATCTGAGAGACGGTAAATGCAAGTGTAGAACCATGTAGGAACCCAACAAACATGCTACATAGATTCGGCAACACTGCTCCAATCGCTTGAGGGATAATGATGCGCCTCAGCGCCTGAAAGGTATTCATGCCTACGGCATGGGCAGCTTCCATCTGTCCTGGATCTACGGCCAAAATGCCAGAACGAATAATTTCAGACATGTATGCCCCAGCCGTCAGCGAGAAGGCAATCAGTACAAATACAAGAATCGGAATAGATGACGATTGAAAAGCCCATTGATAACGTTCAGCCAATTTATCGATGATCATCGGAATTCCATAATAGATAAGGAACAAATGCATCAGCATTGGTGTTCCACGTAAGAATGAGACGTAAAACGCAGCAATGCGATGAATCCAAGGTACCCGATATATGCGAATCAGAGCCGTTGCCAGACCAATTCCGAAGCCTGCAATCAACGGAACGATTGTAATGACAAGCGTAAGTGGCAATGCCTTTAGAATTTGGAAAAAGGACGTGTAAATAAACTGAAGATCAATGGACATATGCTCACCCCGCTATTCGTTTCAGTCGTTCCGCTCGAACCACCGGTTTGTGTACGACACGCTTGCGTTCATGGCGCTGTAATCTGCGCTCAGCCTGAGCGAAACCTTTTTCAAGTACGATGACAATAACGTAATATACGATGGATAAACTGATGTACACCTCAAGGGCATGGGAGGTGGCTGAGATTAACGTCTGCCCCCTGCCGACCATATCCATAACACCAATGGAGAAAGCGAGAGACGTATCCTTCAACGAACCAATCAACGTATTGGCCATGTTCGGAAAAGCCACAATGAGTGCCTGAGGTACAACGATACGGCGAAAAGACTGGAAGGAGGTCATGCCCGCTGCGTATGCAGCTTCGGTCTGCCCTTTGTCGACACTCTTCACAGCACCCCGGAAGATCTCGGCGAAAGATGCTGCATCATTCAAGGCATAGGTGACAATAACAAACAATAGGGGATCGGTTCTGGATAGGTCGATACCGATCGGTTTGAGCAACTCAGGAAGA
This genomic interval carries:
- a CDS encoding glycosyltransferase family 4 protein, translated to MATKPKLMLFSHVCNTRSITGAEKLLLHFIREMGAIFDCVLVVPQEGKLAGLARRFDIPVKVCFLPMLHGVYIPYHGIANDAEQLRQSPAYQEALSLLRESAPDLVLTNTCVNVLPAVAAKSLQIPVIWKITEIIQSTEHINEAVQMIGRYSDWIIGISETAGAPFKQAGMGDKLTILPPTWDPGLPDPDRWLHLRERKRKELGIKPFQSCIGYISSFIYDAKGLKPFVEMALQLCETHPRARFWIIGTPSDKKYYDECVTRVKKSGYYRRFTFTTFEENVSLAYTAMDIVVIPSMVKEGFGMTALEGMYFAKPVIAFAQGGLAELLETVGSGEFLAPPGDSTALTSMATKLLNDSELASDVAWRNRTEAERLYGIATYRTEMHTMVTQWLIRFPAWFPYIQPPNGPVYAWGEGALRTVLMMRPDAVRACLFPLSVIHTLPLSSLPPLTVGSHEPIQRTAEHEVLRTRKRKTTRHRTGRSLRQTLEHSRVRDASKRSKGSGKRKTKPGQKKKHSSHKKSSAVRKRGLTKARGSRVRRSMSNTR
- a CDS encoding CgeB family protein codes for the protein MSIKHRKNKHFHAPVLSLADQARKNGQHAGYDAGKEEGYLRGRANYIVNCAQEPLPFRPIHVLYVSSGKGFPYSPLDEAIMATLQSMVSQVTLTDPRQPVSEIALQSRPDLVLVLDGMDIPMEHIDAIRQAGIPTAIWLTDDPYYTDMTLETVKHFDHIFTLELNCVDLYRQSGCASVHYLPFAAFTNHYFPITTPSPLHREVSFIGSAYWNRVYFFNPIMAQLMTHQTVFNGIWWDRLPDYTSYGEKIELGRWMTPQETNDVYNGTKIVINLHRSHEDDSVNNNHLKIPPASPNPRTFEISASATLQLTDARDDLARFYKPGVEIETYSSPQELLEKVEYYLAHEKERREIALRGLERTLKDHTYGKRINEMLTIIFP
- a CDS encoding CgeB family protein — translated: MKNVAKKRHRALSEAEVAYRGGYAEGRRFGGCQAMLERVQPVEPAKRDMKVLYIPQGFDAIDGGIIEALQQSVRECVVGTSTTMLQEASDHRPDVVLVMNGLHVFPADHLEQVDGIRALGIRTAIWFVDDPYFTEDTVHICQHYDVVFTHEEAAIPFYQAHGARSVIYLPLAVNPGLFQPRRTEPQHQYDICFIGTGFWNRIALFDELAPFLADKKVFIAGSQWNRLTRLDIMSRFIREGWLDPGATVDYYNGAKIVINVHRTCQNGEDNRNTHQLEGRSINPRTYEINACGTMQITDARSDLSRYYRPGYDIETFTTAAELQHKISYYLQHHQEREAIAWRGLLTTLNQHTFTHRMVQLLGHL
- a CDS encoding restriction endonuclease subunit S; translation: MSREQSLILMLDAAAKMQWNIALILEAKAIEAEKVRNWTLNHLNGETFVTHGDQVAEPLKMHEQLVEMLEGLTRMETGLCNNLKAVMIQDEGGDSGGMDGGMFGGMDLGDLGK
- a CDS encoding amino acid ABC transporter ATP-binding protein, which translates into the protein MISLTNIHKTFGKQEVLKGIDLTVEQGDVVAILGPSGSGKTTLLRCVNFLERADEGKVQISGLTVDCEHARKHDIVQLRRKTAMVFQHYNLFKHKTVLDNVTEGLIVAQKVPKADAKARALRVLEQVGLATKVNEYPSMLSGGQQQRVGIARALALNPEVILFDEPTSALDPELVGEVLSVIRSIAQQGITMVVVTHEMGFAREVANRVIFMDGGVIVEEGTPEDIFVRPKQERTRQFLSRYSSDWSYVI
- a CDS encoding amino acid ABC transporter permease, which gives rise to MSIDLQFIYTSFFQILKALPLTLVITIVPLIAGFGIGLATALIRIYRVPWIHRIAAFYVSFLRGTPMLMHLFLIYYGIPMIIDKLAERYQWAFQSSSIPILVFVLIAFSLTAGAYMSEIIRSGILAVDPGQMEAAHAVGMNTFQALRRIIIPQAIGAVLPNLCSMFVGFLHGSTLAFTVSQMDILGKADVVASVSLKFLEAFIAAALIYWGLTIIAERITALLERRVAVYSKGGVS